The Dyella caseinilytica genome has a window encoding:
- the pssA gene encoding CDP-diacylglycerol--serine O-phosphatidyltransferase: MTSPRSPLAHRIARRLLPLGRSSRSALETPHAFAVSAAHVQTLEGPGPFRQALLAQIAQATRRIVLVALYLQDDEAGREVLEALYAASRARPELEIEVYVDWHRARRGLIGKVASEGNAAMYRDYTARCGEGVAIYGVPVQNRELFGVLHLKGFVIDDAVLYSGASINDVYLATQGRYRLDRYHLIRHAGLADSMVAFVQRYLRASEAVQRLDRTPLPATRELQQAIRHLRKELQHAHYQVPREALSGTDIAITPLAGFGRSGNTLNDTLLALLRQARRRVVLFTPYFNLPRPVRAVLGQLLRRGCTIDIMVGDKTANDFYIPPAQPFRKIGLLPYLYESNLRRFARAHRAHMARGQLNLWLWRDGDNSYHVKGLLIDDEIAVITGNNLNPRAWALDLENGLLLRDPSHQLVAQHEAEWAALRRHAVRLEDYHALDNPRRYPAEVRTLLRRLSRVRLDRLLNRLL, from the coding sequence ATGACATCACCCCGTTCCCCGCTGGCGCATCGCATCGCGCGCCGCTTGTTGCCGTTGGGCCGTTCCTCACGATCGGCGCTGGAAACCCCACACGCCTTCGCCGTGTCCGCCGCCCATGTCCAGACGCTGGAGGGTCCCGGCCCGTTTCGTCAGGCCCTGCTTGCGCAGATTGCACAGGCGACGCGCCGCATCGTGCTTGTTGCGTTGTATCTGCAGGATGACGAGGCTGGGCGGGAGGTGCTTGAGGCCCTCTATGCGGCAAGCAGGGCGCGCCCCGAGCTGGAGATCGAGGTCTACGTGGATTGGCATCGTGCCCGACGCGGCCTGATCGGCAAGGTGGCCAGCGAGGGAAATGCGGCCATGTATCGCGATTACACAGCGCGGTGTGGCGAAGGCGTGGCGATCTACGGTGTGCCGGTGCAGAACCGGGAGTTGTTTGGCGTGCTGCACCTGAAAGGCTTCGTCATCGACGATGCCGTGTTGTACAGCGGGGCCAGCATCAACGATGTCTATCTGGCCACGCAGGGACGTTATCGGCTGGATCGCTACCATCTGATCCGGCATGCCGGATTGGCCGATAGTATGGTTGCCTTCGTGCAACGGTATTTGCGCGCGAGCGAGGCCGTGCAACGGCTCGATCGGACACCTTTGCCAGCGACACGCGAACTGCAGCAAGCCATCCGGCATTTGCGCAAGGAGCTGCAGCACGCGCATTACCAGGTGCCACGCGAGGCGTTATCGGGAACCGATATTGCCATCACACCATTGGCAGGATTTGGGCGCAGCGGCAATACGCTTAACGATACCCTGTTGGCGTTGTTACGGCAGGCGCGCCGCCGAGTAGTGTTGTTTACGCCGTACTTCAACTTGCCGCGACCGGTGCGTGCCGTGTTGGGACAGCTGCTGCGCAGGGGTTGCACCATCGACATTATGGTGGGCGACAAGACGGCCAATGATTTCTACATTCCGCCAGCCCAGCCTTTCCGCAAGATCGGCCTGCTGCCTTATCTCTATGAAAGCAATCTGCGCCGGTTTGCACGCGCCCATCGCGCGCATATGGCGCGTGGGCAACTCAATCTCTGGCTATGGCGTGATGGTGACAACAGCTATCACGTGAAAGGGTTGCTGATCGATGACGAGATCGCCGTGATCACCGGCAACAACCTCAATCCGCGCGCGTGGGCGCTCGATCTGGAAAACGGCCTGCTGCTGCGGGATCCGTCGCATCAGCTCGTTGCGCAGCATGAAGCCGAGTGGGCGGCGTTGCGGCGTCACGCCGTGCGGCTTGAGGATTACCACGCACTGGACAATCCGCGCCGCTATCCGGCCGAAGTACGTACGCTGCTGCGCCGATTGAGCCGGGTGCGATTGGACCGTTTGCTCAATCGGCTGCTTTGA
- a CDS encoding methyltransferase family protein, with translation MAGLVFTCWARVILGRNWSGVVQLKQDHELIVRGPYSIVRHPIYTGLLLAFLGSALAVGEWRALLAAFIVGISFWRKLRLEESWLCELFGDQYRDYMARVKALIPWVL, from the coding sequence GTGGCAGGTCTCGTTTTCACCTGCTGGGCGCGCGTGATTCTTGGACGCAACTGGAGCGGCGTCGTGCAGCTCAAGCAGGATCACGAGCTGATTGTGCGCGGTCCTTACAGCATCGTTCGCCATCCCATCTATACAGGGTTGTTGCTGGCCTTCCTGGGGAGTGCGCTTGCTGTGGGCGAGTGGCGAGCTTTGCTTGCCGCGTTCATCGTCGGCATTTCGTTCTGGCGCAAGCTGCGGCTGGAAGAAAGTTGGCTATGCGAGCTGTTTGGTGATCAGTATCGCGACTACATGGCGCGTGTGAAAGCGCTCATACCCTGGGTGCTGTGA
- a CDS encoding aromatic amino acid transaminase — MSLFASVEMTPGDPILGLTEAFVADARPGKVNLGVGIYYDESGRIPLLRAVREVEEALAREAKPRGYLPIDGLPAYTQATQKLVFGPDSPLLAAGRVATSQTVGGSGALRVGADLLRKALPNAKVAISSPSWENHRVVFNAAGFEVVDYAYYDAATHGLDFAGMLADLGKLEPGTVVLLHACCHNPTGVDLSVEQWKQVVALVKDRGLLPFIDMAYQGFDKGIDADAAAVRLFAESGIESFVVANSYSKSFSLYGERVGALSIVGANREEAQRVQSLVKRIIRSIYSSPSTHGGALVAGVLNSVELRAVWEQELTEMRERIHAMRAGMVQGLAAQGAAQFSFIQKQAGMFSYSGLSKAQVDRLREEHAIYAIGTGRICVAALNRGNLDNVVAAVAAVIR; from the coding sequence GTGTCTCTCTTTGCATCCGTTGAAATGACCCCGGGCGATCCGATCCTGGGACTCACCGAAGCTTTTGTGGCCGACGCCCGTCCTGGCAAGGTCAATCTGGGTGTGGGCATTTACTACGATGAAAGCGGTCGCATTCCCTTGCTGCGCGCTGTGCGCGAAGTCGAGGAAGCGCTGGCGCGCGAAGCCAAACCGCGCGGCTACCTGCCGATCGACGGTCTGCCGGCGTACACGCAAGCCACGCAGAAGCTGGTGTTCGGCCCCGACTCGCCGTTGCTGGCCGCTGGCCGCGTTGCCACCTCGCAGACGGTAGGCGGCAGCGGCGCGTTGCGCGTTGGCGCGGATTTGCTGCGCAAGGCATTACCGAACGCCAAGGTGGCGATCAGCAGCCCAAGCTGGGAAAACCATCGCGTCGTGTTCAATGCTGCCGGTTTCGAGGTCGTAGATTACGCCTACTACGACGCTGCTACGCATGGCCTGGATTTTGCCGGCATGCTGGCCGATCTCGGCAAGCTGGAACCCGGCACAGTGGTGCTGCTGCACGCCTGCTGCCACAACCCGACCGGCGTGGATCTCTCCGTCGAGCAGTGGAAGCAGGTCGTGGCGCTGGTGAAGGATCGCGGATTGCTGCCCTTTATCGACATGGCTTACCAGGGATTCGACAAGGGCATCGATGCCGATGCCGCTGCGGTGCGCCTGTTTGCCGAATCGGGCATCGAATCTTTCGTGGTCGCCAACTCGTACTCCAAGTCGTTCTCGCTTTATGGCGAGCGTGTGGGTGCGTTGTCGATCGTCGGCGCCAACCGCGAAGAAGCGCAGCGTGTGCAATCGCTGGTCAAGCGCATCATCCGCTCCATCTATTCCAGTCCGTCGACGCACGGCGGCGCGCTTGTCGCTGGTGTGCTCAACAGCGTGGAATTGCGGGCAGTGTGGGAGCAGGAACTCACCGAGATGCGCGAACGCATTCATGCCATGCGCGCAGGCATGGTGCAGGGACTTGCTGCACAGGGCGCGGCGCAGTTCAGCTTCATCCAGAAGCAGGCGGGCATGTTCTCGTATTCCGGACTGAGCAAGGCGCAGGTGGATCGTCTGCGCGAAGAGCACGCGATCTACGCCATCGGTACCGGGCGCATCTGCGTGGCAGCGCTCAATCGCGGTAACCTCGACAACGTGGTGGCTGCTGTCGCGGCTGTCATTCGCTAA
- a CDS encoding 2-isopropylmalate synthase — protein MTSETPQPNESNDDGESVDDQVRIFDTTLRDGEQAPGFSMDRRAKLCMAQALETLGVDILEAGFPQASPDDFAAVDEIARTLHNTTVCALARCQTGDIDTAARALQRARRSRIHLFLSTSPLHREHKLGMSKQQVLDTAVASIEHARKYCADVEFSAEDALRTEPEFLVEVFSAAIAAGATTLNAPDTVGYTTPAEMVELFTYLRRNVRDAHKAVFSSHCHDDLGMAVANSLAAVSAGARQVECTINGIGERAGNASLEEIVMALKVREPHFGLRTGIDTRKLYPTSRLLTQLTGQAVPRNKAIVGENAFAHESGIHQHGMLKHRGTYEIMRPQDVGIAETTLVLGKHSGRHALRQRLETLGHTVDDQAMESIFKRFKALADRKRDIRDEDLEALALGQDPDATGPWHLTQLNTSSHLGSSASATVKLSHEDGREIGEAAIGDGPVDAVLRAIERATGTDMELTGFQVRAISEGGDAQGHAQLTARHAQRDWNGSSVSTDIIEATAHAALAIVNRIERQGERSADTLESQGVSA, from the coding sequence ATGACCAGCGAAACGCCACAACCGAACGAATCGAACGACGACGGCGAGAGCGTCGACGACCAGGTACGGATCTTCGACACCACCTTGCGCGACGGCGAACAGGCCCCCGGGTTTTCCATGGACCGTCGCGCGAAATTGTGCATGGCACAAGCGCTGGAAACGTTGGGTGTGGACATCCTGGAAGCCGGTTTTCCGCAAGCTTCTCCCGATGATTTTGCGGCTGTCGACGAAATCGCACGAACGTTGCACAACACCACGGTTTGCGCATTGGCGCGATGTCAAACCGGCGACATCGACACCGCCGCCCGCGCATTGCAACGCGCCCGACGATCACGCATTCATCTGTTTCTCTCTACCAGCCCGCTGCATCGCGAACACAAGCTCGGCATGAGCAAGCAGCAAGTTCTGGACACCGCCGTCGCTTCCATCGAACACGCACGCAAGTACTGCGCTGACGTCGAATTCTCCGCTGAAGATGCCTTGCGCACCGAGCCGGAATTCCTGGTCGAAGTCTTCAGCGCCGCCATCGCTGCCGGCGCCACCACGCTCAACGCTCCCGATACCGTGGGCTACACCACGCCCGCCGAAATGGTCGAGCTGTTCACCTACCTGCGCCGCAACGTGCGCGATGCCCACAAGGCCGTGTTTTCCAGCCATTGTCACGATGACCTGGGGATGGCCGTTGCCAACAGCCTGGCCGCCGTGAGCGCCGGCGCGCGCCAAGTGGAATGCACCATCAACGGCATCGGTGAACGCGCCGGCAACGCCTCGCTGGAAGAAATCGTGATGGCGCTGAAAGTGCGCGAACCCCATTTCGGCCTGCGCACCGGCATCGACACCCGCAAGCTGTATCCCACTTCGCGCCTGCTGACGCAGCTGACCGGTCAGGCCGTGCCACGCAACAAGGCGATCGTCGGCGAAAACGCCTTTGCACATGAATCGGGCATTCACCAGCACGGCATGCTCAAGCACCGCGGCACCTACGAAATCATGCGTCCGCAGGATGTCGGCATCGCCGAAACCACCTTGGTGCTCGGCAAGCATTCCGGCCGGCATGCGCTGCGCCAGCGCCTGGAAACACTCGGTCATACCGTGGACGACCAAGCCATGGAGAGCATCTTCAAACGCTTCAAGGCATTGGCCGACCGCAAACGCGACATCCGCGACGAAGACCTGGAAGCGCTGGCGCTGGGCCAGGATCCCGATGCTACCGGCCCGTGGCATCTCACTCAGCTCAACACCAGTTCGCATCTGGGCAGCAGCGCTTCGGCCACGGTGAAGTTGAGCCATGAAGACGGCCGCGAAATCGGCGAAGCAGCGATCGGCGATGGCCCGGTGGACGCCGTGCTGCGCGCGATCGAGCGCGCCACCGGCACCGATATGGAACTGACCGGCTTCCAGGTGCGCGCCATCAGTGAAGGCGGCGACGCGCAAGGCCATGCCCAGCTCACCGCACGTCACGCGCAGCGCGACTGGAACGGCAGCAGCGTGAGCACCGACATCATCGAAGCGACCGCGCACGCCGCGCTGGCCATCGTCAATCGTATCGAACGGCAGGGCGAGCGCTCCGCCGATACCCTGGAGTCGCAAGGAGTTTCCGCATGA
- a CDS encoding alpha/beta fold hydrolase: MSTPANINARPLWQRLLIRRLKFLGIVAALLVVLLGGSYLFAPRWLLKANAMREAMSAGLQKQSVQAGDTNWVYYEGGQGPTIVLLHGFAASKEVWLKVAPMLTAHFRVVIPDLPGWGESSRIPGASYNIDNQAARLNDFVQTLHLQHALIVGHSMGGAIAGVYAADHPQDVAELALVDSFGLKFKENAFAKEALAGKDPFIFDDRAGFERATALAFEHVPNIPGRFIDVFVQDNIKNRAFIENTFNELREPSQETALQDRLDKLTMPTLGLWCHDDKIIDISAMDSLRSGLTHAPAISTSILNGCNHMPQMEKPQEFSQILTSFILQH; this comes from the coding sequence ATGAGTACACCCGCAAATATCAATGCCCGCCCGCTCTGGCAGCGCCTGCTGATCCGACGCCTGAAATTCCTGGGCATCGTCGCCGCCTTGCTGGTCGTACTGCTCGGCGGCAGCTACCTGTTCGCACCGCGCTGGCTGCTCAAGGCCAACGCCATGCGCGAAGCGATGAGCGCAGGACTGCAAAAGCAGTCCGTGCAGGCCGGTGACACCAATTGGGTGTATTACGAAGGCGGCCAGGGCCCCACCATCGTCTTGCTGCACGGCTTTGCGGCGAGCAAAGAGGTGTGGCTGAAAGTCGCGCCCATGCTTACCGCGCATTTTCGCGTGGTGATTCCGGATCTGCCGGGCTGGGGCGAGTCCTCGCGTATTCCCGGCGCCAGCTACAACATCGACAATCAGGCTGCGCGCCTGAACGATTTTGTGCAAACCCTGCATTTGCAACATGCGTTGATCGTGGGCCACTCCATGGGCGGCGCCATTGCCGGCGTGTATGCCGCCGATCATCCGCAGGATGTCGCCGAGCTGGCCCTGGTCGATTCGTTCGGCCTGAAATTCAAGGAGAACGCCTTCGCCAAAGAAGCGCTAGCCGGAAAGGATCCGTTTATCTTTGACGATCGCGCCGGCTTCGAGCGCGCCACGGCGCTGGCTTTCGAACACGTACCGAATATCCCGGGACGTTTCATCGATGTGTTCGTGCAGGACAACATCAAGAACCGCGCCTTTATCGAAAACACCTTCAATGAATTGCGCGAACCATCGCAAGAAACGGCGCTGCAGGATCGCCTGGACAAACTGACCATGCCGACCCTTGGTCTGTGGTGCCACGATGACAAGATCATCGATATTTCTGCGATGGACAGTCTGCGCAGCGGCCTCACTCATGCGCCCGCGATCAGCACCAGTATCCTGAACGGATGCAATCACATGCCACAGATGGAAAAGCCGCAGGAGTTTTCACAGATCCTGACCAGCTTCATCCTGCAGCACTGA
- a CDS encoding recombination-associated protein RdgC, whose protein sequence is MFFRNLTLFRFSPSVAEDLKRLEEALGEHRLRPCGPLEMGTRGFVPPVGRGDDAAMTHVVNACTLMTVGGEEKLLPAAVVNDELQRKVQKIAEEEGRKVGGRERKRIKEDVLTELLPRAFVRSSRMSTYVDRKNGWLVLDTSSRKSAENALTQVREALGSFPAVPLAPEEGPRVLMTDWLAGGNLPGGLALGDECELRDPATATGAIARCRRQDLDAEEVKEHLRNGKQVFQLGLVFDDRISFVLGEDLVVRKLKFLDAVLDELGDSQQDAAAEMDARFALLTLELERLLGKLEEWFGLPRPE, encoded by the coding sequence ATGTTCTTCCGCAACCTCACGCTATTTCGCTTTTCTCCCTCTGTCGCCGAAGATCTGAAACGCCTCGAAGAGGCGCTAGGTGAGCATCGCCTGCGCCCTTGTGGTCCGCTGGAAATGGGCACTCGCGGTTTCGTGCCACCTGTCGGGCGCGGCGACGATGCGGCCATGACGCACGTCGTGAATGCCTGCACGTTGATGACAGTCGGTGGCGAGGAAAAGCTGTTGCCGGCCGCGGTCGTCAATGACGAACTGCAACGCAAGGTGCAGAAGATCGCCGAAGAAGAAGGGCGCAAGGTGGGCGGTCGCGAACGCAAGCGCATCAAGGAAGATGTGCTGACCGAATTGCTGCCACGTGCCTTCGTGCGCAGCTCCCGTATGTCCACCTATGTCGATCGCAAGAACGGCTGGCTGGTGCTCGATACCTCAAGCCGCAAATCGGCAGAAAATGCGCTGACCCAGGTGCGCGAGGCGCTCGGTAGTTTTCCTGCCGTGCCGCTGGCGCCGGAAGAAGGTCCGCGCGTGCTGATGACCGACTGGCTGGCCGGCGGTAATCTGCCCGGCGGTTTGGCGCTGGGCGATGAATGCGAACTGCGCGATCCCGCTACGGCCACAGGCGCGATTGCGCGCTGCCGCCGCCAGGATCTGGATGCTGAGGAAGTGAAAGAACATCTGCGCAATGGCAAGCAGGTGTTTCAGCTTGGACTGGTATTCGACGACCGCATCAGCTTTGTGCTGGGCGAGGATCTGGTCGTGCGTAAGCTGAAATTCCTCGATGCGGTGCTCGATGAACTGGGCGACAGCCAGCAGGATGCTGCCGCTGAAATGGATGCCCGTTTTGCACTGCTGACACTGGAACTGGAGCGTTTGCTGGGCAAGCTGGAAGAGTGGTTCGGGCTGCCCCGCCCGGAATGA
- a CDS encoding YdcH family protein — protein sequence MQAQDPSQIAHLLAELRLEHRDLDAAIEQLSRSIGSDELQITRMKKRKLLLKDAIARLESKLIPDLDA from the coding sequence ATGCAGGCCCAGGATCCCTCCCAGATCGCACACCTTCTGGCCGAACTTCGTCTGGAACATCGCGACCTGGATGCTGCCATCGAGCAACTGTCCCGCTCGATCGGCAGCGACGAACTGCAGATCACCCGCATGAAGAAGCGCAAACTGCTGCTAAAGGACGCCATCGCGCGGCTGGAAAGCAAACTCATTCCGGACTTGGACGCCTGA
- a CDS encoding GNAT family N-acetyltransferase: MPSLAPAILQDDHVQLEPLGLHHVSELEAAAADGQLWNLWFTSAPAPGETAAYIQKALDGLAANIMLPFAVREKSSNEIVGTTRFYDFDPALPRIAIGYTWYAKRWQKSHLNTACKRLLLKHAFEALDCVAVEFHTDRFNQDSQRAIERLGAHRDGMLRAHKRRPDGTLRDTVCYSIIASEWPDVQRWLDMRLARLTA; the protein is encoded by the coding sequence ATGCCATCCCTAGCCCCGGCCATCCTCCAGGACGATCACGTCCAGCTTGAGCCCCTCGGCCTGCACCATGTTTCCGAACTGGAAGCCGCCGCTGCCGATGGCCAGCTTTGGAACCTCTGGTTCACCAGTGCCCCCGCACCGGGCGAGACCGCGGCCTATATTCAGAAGGCACTCGACGGCCTTGCCGCCAACATCATGTTGCCGTTTGCGGTGCGCGAGAAATCCAGCAACGAGATCGTCGGCACCACCCGCTTCTACGATTTCGACCCGGCGCTGCCGCGTATCGCCATCGGCTACACGTGGTATGCCAAGCGCTGGCAGAAAAGCCACCTGAACACCGCGTGCAAACGACTGCTGCTGAAACACGCTTTTGAAGCGCTGGATTGCGTAGCCGTTGAGTTCCACACCGATCGTTTCAACCAGGATTCGCAGCGCGCCATCGAGCGCCTTGGCGCCCATCGCGACGGCATGCTGCGCGCCCACAAGCGCCGTCCGGATGGCACGCTACGCGACACGGTCTGCTATTCGATCATCGCCAGTGAATGGCCGGATGTGCAGCGCTGGCTGGACATGCGGCTGGCCCGGCTTACCGCGTAA
- a CDS encoding GFA family protein — MPQPQDENVRSLEGSCHCGTVRFDVQAAVTELTTCDCSLCKMRNALMLKVPEQALTIRQGEEALTLYQWNTRRAKHYFCRHCGIYVFHRKRSMPDHFGINVFCLKDFDPATVPVRATQGASMTIEDPAARLEWPGPRQA; from the coding sequence ATGCCGCAACCGCAGGATGAAAACGTGCGCTCGCTGGAGGGATCCTGCCATTGCGGCACCGTGCGATTCGATGTGCAAGCAGCAGTCACCGAACTGACGACGTGTGACTGCTCGCTCTGCAAAATGCGCAACGCACTCATGCTGAAAGTGCCCGAGCAGGCACTGACGATTCGACAGGGCGAAGAAGCATTGACGCTCTATCAATGGAACACGCGTCGCGCCAAGCATTATTTCTGCCGTCATTGCGGCATTTACGTGTTTCATCGCAAGCGATCGATGCCCGATCATTTCGGCATCAACGTGTTTTGCCTGAAGGATTTTGATCCGGCGACCGTTCCCGTTCGCGCGACCCAGGGCGCCAGCATGACGATCGAAGATCCGGCTGCGCGTCTGGAATGGCCTGGGCCCCGCCAGGCCTGA
- a CDS encoding M48 family metallopeptidase: MAYLDGDWLELATPSGNTIRVLKASHPRARRLRLTVSPKGARITYPQGTHPSQVNAFLRHNADWLEKKLDELNLVVEPLPPLRVGNPIDFPLRGETTLLEWAEGPYPRVVAYEGGLTLEIPRPHSRALPVARGLLASYFENQIRRDVSRWLAGYVPQLGLAPTALRIRPMKSLWGSLDTRDRINLDLALALAPPAALRYVLAHELCHLKVRNHSPRFWAHVESIFPDWREQRDWLRQNGATLKAELDRLIADVAD, from the coding sequence ATGGCGTACCTCGACGGCGATTGGCTGGAGCTGGCGACACCCAGCGGCAATACGATACGTGTGCTCAAAGCTTCGCATCCTCGCGCGAGGCGATTGCGTTTGACCGTGTCGCCCAAGGGCGCGCGGATCACCTATCCGCAGGGTACGCATCCCTCGCAAGTGAATGCGTTTCTTCGTCATAACGCCGACTGGCTCGAGAAGAAGCTCGATGAACTGAACCTCGTCGTCGAGCCCTTGCCGCCTTTGCGCGTCGGCAACCCCATCGATTTCCCGTTGCGCGGCGAAACCACCCTGCTGGAGTGGGCTGAAGGTCCCTATCCGCGCGTCGTGGCGTATGAGGGTGGCCTTACGCTGGAAATTCCGCGTCCGCATAGCCGTGCACTCCCTGTTGCGCGTGGCTTGCTAGCTTCTTATTTCGAAAATCAGATTCGCCGCGACGTGTCACGCTGGCTTGCCGGTTATGTGCCACAGCTGGGACTTGCGCCGACCGCGCTGCGCATCCGCCCGATGAAAAGTCTCTGGGGTAGCCTCGACACACGCGATCGCATCAATCTCGATCTCGCATTGGCATTGGCACCGCCGGCTGCGCTGCGTTATGTACTCGCGCACGAGCTTTGCCATCTGAAAGTACGCAACCACTCGCCACGTTTCTGGGCACATGTGGAATCGATCTTCCCTGACTGGCGCGAGCAGCGCGATTGGTTGCGCCAGAATGGCGCGACGCTGAAAGCGGAGTTGGACAGACTGATTGCCGACGTAGCGGACTGA
- the ttcA gene encoding tRNA 2-thiocytidine(32) synthetase TtcA, producing the protein MSAPSEVIPLEISRKQAYEAGKLAKRLRHQVGQAIADFNMIEDGDKVMVCLSGGKDSYTMLDILLSLQAKAPVRFELIAVNLDQKQPGFPEHVLPEYLTERGIPFHIIEQDTYSTVTRVIPEGKTMCSLCSRLRRGALYAWAAANGVTKIALGHHRDDILGTFFLNMFYQGSLKAMPPKLRSDDGRHVVIRPLAYCKESDIAEYAEHRQFPIIPCNLCGSQDNLQRKAVGHMLQDWERQFPGRSETMFRALGNVAPSQLADRQLFDFVSLGSREGAQRADVHGWLAGTDGDHN; encoded by the coding sequence ATGTCCGCCCCATCCGAGGTTATTCCGCTCGAAATCAGCCGCAAGCAGGCCTACGAAGCCGGCAAGCTGGCCAAGCGCCTGCGCCATCAGGTCGGCCAGGCGATCGCCGATTTCAACATGATCGAAGACGGCGACAAGGTGATGGTCTGCCTGTCCGGTGGCAAAGATTCGTACACCATGCTGGACATCCTGCTCTCGTTGCAGGCCAAGGCGCCGGTTCGTTTCGAATTGATTGCCGTGAACCTGGATCAGAAGCAACCGGGATTTCCCGAGCATGTGTTGCCGGAGTATCTCACCGAGCGTGGCATCCCCTTTCATATCATCGAGCAAGATACGTACAGCACGGTGACGCGGGTGATTCCCGAGGGCAAGACCATGTGCAGCCTGTGCTCGCGCCTGCGGCGCGGCGCGCTGTACGCCTGGGCCGCGGCCAATGGCGTCACCAAGATCGCGCTGGGACATCATCGCGACGATATTCTTGGCACCTTCTTTCTCAATATGTTCTACCAAGGCAGCTTGAAGGCGATGCCGCCGAAGCTGCGTTCCGACGATGGGCGGCACGTTGTCATTCGCCCGTTGGCCTACTGCAAGGAAAGTGACATTGCGGAATATGCCGAGCACAGGCAGTTTCCGATCATTCCCTGTAATCTCTGCGGTTCGCAGGACAATCTGCAGCGCAAGGCTGTCGGCCACATGCTGCAGGATTGGGAGCGTCAGTTTCCAGGGCGCAGCGAAACCATGTTTCGCGCGCTAGGCAATGTGGCGCCCTCGCAACTGGCAGACCGCCAGCTGTTCGATTTCGTATCGCTGGGTTCCCGCGAAGGTGCTCAACGGGCCGATGTCCATGGCTGGCTGGCGGGAACCGATGGTGACCACAACTAG